In Humulus lupulus chromosome 7, drHumLupu1.1, whole genome shotgun sequence, the following are encoded in one genomic region:
- the LOC133792455 gene encoding uncharacterized protein LOC133792455 yields the protein MSNNNQEEDTAEDFRQPIRPNLQMQALLGEMRRMMRAELEPIHERSRNREPPVDTWEEMKILMRKRFVPSHYYRGLYQKLQRLNQGSKSVDEYYKEMKVAMIQANVEEDREATMARFLHGLNREIADIVELQHYVELTDMVHQAIKVEEQLKRKGLSRRGQPMATTSLWKTAPKRDEQLQNNPKFELSNAKPMTATTLGNAGSSTSKTRDIKCFKCQGWGHIASQCVNKRVMVINAQGELESKNEEEVDGDAMPPLEDADDEQNAVVGDSLVARRVLNVQIKEEESNQRENLFHTRCFVNNKFCSVIIDGGSCTNVASTYLVEKLALTTLKHPHPYRLQWLNDCGEIKVTRQVLVALSIGKYEDEVLCDVVPMHACHLLFGRPWQYDLRVTHDGFTNRYSFTLKRQPITLVPLTPKQEALLCTNDLAGTLPSDIVYLLQEFEDVLPEGVPYGLPPIRGIEHQINFTPSTSIPNRLAYRSNPEETKELQKQVGELLEKGLDDMLDELHGSCVFTKIDLKSGYHHIRMKEGDEWKTAFNTKYGLYECKNLEEHVMHLKSVLEILRKERLFANLKKCTFCTNKLVFLGFVVSKSGIEVDEKKVKAIQVVARINDNAYKLDLPGDDLRTNPSQEGENDANQRSGHADHTCGNGAGFTLDPLSLPSGPITRLRAKRFKEALNGLIQENWADSKKTKMGSNNNQGLVHVIKASEEANKHPKM from the exons ATGTCCAATAATAATCAAGAAGAAGACACAGCCGAAGATTTTCGACAACCCATACGTCCGAACCTCCAAATGCAAGCGTTGTTAGGGGAGATGAGGCGTATGATGAGGGCTGAATTGGAACCTATTCATGAGAG GAGCAGGAATAGAGAGCCACCCGTGGACACTTGGGAGGAGATGAAAATTCTTATGAGGAAGCGTTTTGTACCCAGCCACTATTATAGGGGATTGTATCAAAAGTTGCAGAGGTTaaatcaaggttccaagagtgtggatgagtattacaaggagatgaagGTAGCTATGATCCAAGCTAATGTAGAAGAGGACAGGGAAGCCACCATGGCTAGGTTTTTGCACGGTTTAAATCGAGAGATTGCGGATATAGTTGAGTTGCAACACTATGTTGAGCTGACGGATATGGTGCATCAAGCCATAAAGGTGGAGGAACAACTCAAACGGAAGGGATTGTCTAGGAGGGGACAACCTATGGCTACCACCAGCCTATGGAAGACAGCTCCAAAAAGGGACGAGCAACTACAAAATAATCCAAAATTTGAACTCTCGAATGCCAAGCCAATGACCGCCACTACTTTAGGTAACGCTGGTTCTTCTACTTCTAAAACACGTGATATTAAGTGTTTTAAATGTCAGGGGTggggacacatagctagccaatgtgtAAACAAAAGGGTGATGGTGATTAATGCCCAAGGAGAGCTTGAGTCAAAGAATGAGGAAGAAGTAGATGGTGATGCCATGCCACCTTTGGAGGATGCTGATGATGAGCAAAATGCTGTGGTTGGAGATTCATTGGTAGCAAGGCGAGTTCTCAATGTGCAGATTAAGGAGGAAGAAAGTAACCAAAGGGAGAACTTATTTCATACTCGGTGCTTTGTAAATAACAAATTTTGCAGTGTCATTATCGATGGAGGGAGTTGTACAAATGTAGCCAGCACTTATTTGGTGGAGAAATTGGCCTTAACAACTTTGAAACATCCTCACCCTTACCGGCTTCAGTGGCTGAATGATTGTGGCGAAATCAAGGTGACAAGGCAAGTGTTGGTGGCATTATCCATTGGCAAATATGAGGATGAGGTGCTTTGTGATGTGGTTCCTATGCATGCATGCCATTTATTGTTCGGAAGACCGTGGCAGTATGATTTGAGGGTTACGCATGATGGATTCACAAATAGGTATTCTTTCACTCTTAAAAGGCAACCTATTACTCTTGTTCCATTAACTCCAAAACAG gaggctcttttatGTACTAATGATCTCGCTGGTACTTTGCCGAGCGATATTGTTTATCTTTTGCAGGAGTTTGAAGATGTCCTTCCCGAAGGGGTACCTTATGGCTTACCTCCAATTCGAGGGATTGAACATCAAATTAATTTCACACCCAGTACATCCATTCCAAACCGACTTGCTTATAGGAGCAATCCCGAGGAGACCAAGGAGCTTCAGAAGCAAGTAGGTGAATTATTGGAGAAGGG ATTAGATGATATGTTggatgaattgcatggttcttgtgtctTTACAAAAATTGATCTTAAGAGTGGATATCATCATATTAGGATGAAGGAAGGTgatgagtggaaaactgcttttaaCACTAAATATGgtttgtatgagtg CAAAAACTTGGAAGAACATGTAATGCATTTGAAATCTGTTTTGGAAATTCTAAGAAAAGAAAGGTTGTTTGCTAACCTCAAGAAGTGCACCTTTTGCACGAATAAACTTGTGTTTCTTGGTTTTGTTGTTAGTAAGAGCGGAATTGAGGTGGACGAGAAAAAGGTGAAGGCAATTCAAGTAGTGGCACGCATCAATGATAATGCCTACAAGCTTGACCTGCCAG GTgatgatttgaggacaaatccttctcaagagggggagAATGATGCAAACCAAAGATCTGGACATGCTGATCATACATGTGGGAATGGAGCTGGATTTACACTAGACCCTTTGTCACTTCCTAGTGGCCCAATTACAAGACTTAGAGCCAAGCGTTTTAAGGAAGCACTAAATGGGCTAATCCAAGAGAATTGGGCTGATTCTAAAAAGACCAAGATGGGCTCAAATAATAATCAAGGCTTAGTCCATGTCATCAAAGCAAGTGAAGAGGCTAATAAACATCCAAAAATGTAA